From Pectobacterium carotovorum, one genomic window encodes:
- the nifJ gene encoding pyruvate:ferredoxin (flavodoxin) oxidoreductase codes for MITTDANNAVASVAWRTNEVIAIYPITPSSSMAEQAAAWSSDGGLNIWGDTPRVVEMQSEGGAIATVHGALQTGTLATTFTSSQGLLLMIPTLYKLAGELTPFVLHVAARTVATHALSIFCDHSDVMAVRQTGCAMLCASNVQEAQDFALISQIASLNSRLPFIHFFDGFRTSHEINKIEPLSDEVIRQLLPQQAIDAHRERALTPERPVIRGTASNPDTFFQAREATNRWYDAAYEHVEQAMNDFAAATGRQYQPFEYYGHPEATKIVVLMGSGVGTSEEVIDTLLMRGEKVGVVKIRLYRPFSAKHLLAVIPQTAKSIAVLDRTKEPGALAEPLYLDVMTALAEAFSAGERSLMPRVIGGRYGLSSKEFTPQCVEAIFNELALANPRPRFTVGIYDDVTHLSLPLPEQHFPSNASLEALFYGLGSDGTVSATKNAIKIVGETTPMFVQGYFVYDSKKAGSLTVSHMRVGPHPINSAYLIDQADFVACHQWQFIDKYSMVERLKPGGVFLINSPYSNDDLWHRLPQEVQAGLNQRNARVYCINAAKIARECHLGARINTVMQMAFFHLSQILPADVAVEKLRTAIAKSYGSKGQELVERNWQALSATLEALAEVPLEAVNPDSPQRPPVVSDAAPDFVKTVTAAMLAGLGDTLPVSALPPDGTWPTGTTKWEKRNIAEEIPLWQPQLCTQCNHCVAACPHSAIRAKVVQPDAMENAPASLQSLDVKARDMRGQKYVLQVAPEDCTGCNLCVEVCPAKDRQNPEIKAINMESRLDNLAAEKENFDFFLQLPEIDKSTLERIDIRTSQLISPLFEYSGACSGCGETPYIKLLTQLYGDRLLVANATGCSSIYGGNLPTTPWTTDANGRGPAWANSLFEDNAEFGLGFRLSVDQHRQRAVRLLNKLAPQLPPDLVSALQEESIVPDLRRQQIEQLRGLLATINDNDAKVLASEADHFVDKSIWLIGGDGWAYDIGYGGLDHVMSLSENVNVLVLDTQCYSNTGGQQSKATPLGAVTKFGEKGKRKARKDLGINVMMYGHVYVAQISLGAQLNQTVKAIQEAEAWPGPSLIIAYSPCEEHGYDLAFSHDQMRQLTATGFWPLYRFDPRRAEEGKAALVTDSRPPSSSLSETLLKEQRFRRLNSMMPEETAQLYEEAELDLRRRFDFLTMMAGKAEKNPQE; via the coding sequence ATGATCACCACCGACGCTAATAACGCAGTCGCCTCCGTGGCCTGGCGAACCAATGAAGTCATCGCCATCTACCCCATCACTCCAAGTTCCAGCATGGCTGAACAGGCTGCAGCCTGGTCGAGCGACGGCGGACTGAATATATGGGGAGATACGCCCCGTGTTGTTGAAATGCAATCGGAAGGCGGCGCGATCGCTACCGTCCACGGCGCATTGCAGACGGGTACACTCGCGACCACATTTACCTCATCGCAGGGTCTGCTGCTAATGATCCCCACGCTGTATAAGCTGGCCGGTGAGCTAACCCCGTTTGTCCTGCACGTCGCTGCCCGTACGGTTGCGACGCATGCGCTTTCCATCTTCTGCGATCATTCTGACGTCATGGCCGTACGCCAGACAGGCTGCGCCATGCTGTGCGCCAGCAATGTGCAGGAAGCGCAGGACTTTGCGCTGATTTCACAAATCGCCAGCCTGAACAGCCGTCTGCCGTTTATCCATTTCTTTGACGGTTTCCGCACCTCACACGAAATCAATAAGATTGAGCCGCTGAGCGATGAGGTGATTCGCCAGCTTCTGCCACAGCAGGCCATTGATGCACACCGTGAGCGAGCGCTCACACCGGAACGCCCGGTGATTCGTGGTACTGCCTCAAACCCGGATACCTTCTTCCAGGCGCGCGAAGCCACTAACCGCTGGTACGACGCAGCTTATGAGCACGTTGAGCAGGCGATGAACGATTTTGCCGCAGCGACAGGGCGCCAGTATCAGCCGTTTGAATACTACGGCCACCCAGAGGCGACTAAAATTGTCGTCCTGATGGGGTCCGGCGTCGGCACCAGCGAAGAAGTGATCGATACGCTGTTGATGCGCGGTGAGAAAGTCGGCGTAGTGAAAATCCGCCTGTACCGCCCGTTCTCCGCCAAGCATCTGCTGGCCGTCATTCCGCAAACGGCGAAGAGCATCGCTGTTCTGGACCGCACGAAAGAGCCAGGTGCGCTGGCGGAACCGCTGTATCTCGATGTGATGACCGCGCTGGCTGAGGCGTTCTCCGCAGGTGAGCGTTCACTTATGCCACGCGTGATCGGTGGGCGTTATGGGCTGTCTTCCAAAGAATTTACCCCACAGTGTGTAGAGGCGATCTTTAATGAGTTAGCACTTGCTAACCCACGCCCGCGCTTTACTGTCGGGATTTATGACGATGTCACCCATCTGTCTCTGCCACTGCCGGAACAGCATTTCCCAAGCAACGCATCGCTTGAAGCCCTGTTCTACGGCCTGGGCAGTGACGGCACCGTTTCCGCGACCAAGAATGCGATCAAAATCGTCGGCGAAACGACGCCGATGTTTGTGCAGGGCTACTTTGTCTATGATTCGAAGAAAGCCGGTAGCCTGACCGTTTCCCATATGCGCGTGGGCCCGCACCCGATCAACTCAGCCTACCTGATCGATCAGGCGGATTTCGTCGCCTGCCATCAGTGGCAGTTTATCGACAAGTACAGCATGGTCGAACGCCTGAAGCCCGGCGGCGTTTTCCTGATCAACTCACCGTATAGCAACGACGATCTGTGGCACCGCTTGCCACAGGAAGTACAGGCAGGGCTGAATCAACGTAATGCCCGCGTGTACTGCATCAATGCCGCCAAGATTGCCCGCGAATGCCATCTGGGCGCCCGCATCAACACCGTCATGCAGATGGCATTCTTCCATCTGTCACAGATTCTGCCAGCCGATGTGGCGGTGGAAAAACTGCGTACCGCCATCGCCAAAAGCTACGGCAGTAAAGGTCAGGAGCTGGTTGAGCGTAACTGGCAGGCGCTGAGCGCCACATTGGAAGCGCTGGCAGAAGTGCCGCTGGAAGCCGTCAACCCAGACAGCCCGCAGCGCCCACCGGTGGTTTCCGACGCCGCGCCCGATTTCGTCAAAACTGTCACGGCCGCCATGCTGGCAGGACTGGGCGATACGCTACCCGTTTCCGCCCTGCCGCCCGATGGCACCTGGCCGACCGGCACCACCAAGTGGGAAAAGCGCAATATCGCGGAAGAGATTCCGCTGTGGCAACCACAGCTTTGTACTCAGTGTAACCACTGCGTCGCCGCCTGCCCGCACTCGGCGATCCGCGCCAAAGTCGTTCAGCCCGACGCGATGGAAAATGCGCCTGCTTCACTGCAATCGCTGGATGTGAAAGCACGCGACATGCGCGGCCAAAAATATGTGTTACAGGTTGCTCCAGAAGACTGCACCGGCTGTAACCTGTGCGTAGAAGTCTGCCCGGCCAAAGACCGTCAGAACCCAGAAATCAAAGCCATCAATATGGAATCCCGGCTGGATAATCTGGCGGCGGAGAAAGAGAACTTCGATTTCTTCCTGCAATTGCCGGAAATCGACAAATCCACGCTGGAACGTATCGATATCCGTACTTCTCAGCTGATTTCACCGCTGTTCGAGTACTCCGGCGCCTGCTCCGGCTGTGGCGAAACGCCGTACATCAAGCTGCTGACCCAGCTTTATGGCGATCGTCTGCTGGTCGCGAATGCGACGGGCTGTTCATCTATTTATGGCGGTAACCTGCCCACCACCCCGTGGACCACCGATGCCAACGGTCGCGGCCCGGCCTGGGCTAACTCGCTGTTCGAGGATAACGCCGAATTCGGTTTGGGCTTCCGTCTGAGCGTCGATCAGCACCGTCAGCGTGCCGTGCGTCTGCTCAACAAGCTGGCACCGCAGCTGCCGCCGGATCTGGTTAGCGCGTTGCAGGAAGAGTCCATTGTGCCCGACCTGCGCCGTCAGCAGATTGAACAGCTACGTGGGTTGCTGGCAACGATCAATGATAACGACGCCAAGGTGCTGGCGAGCGAAGCTGACCACTTTGTCGATAAATCTATCTGGCTTATCGGCGGTGACGGCTGGGCGTACGATATCGGCTATGGCGGGTTGGATCACGTCATGAGCCTGAGTGAAAACGTCAACGTGCTGGTTCTGGATACCCAGTGTTACTCCAATACTGGCGGACAGCAGTCCAAAGCGACGCCGCTGGGCGCAGTGACCAAGTTTGGCGAGAAAGGCAAACGCAAAGCACGTAAAGATCTCGGCATTAACGTCATGATGTACGGTCATGTGTATGTCGCGCAAATCTCACTGGGCGCGCAGCTGAACCAGACGGTGAAAGCGATTCAGGAAGCCGAAGCCTGGCCGGGTCCATCGCTGATTATCGCGTACAGCCCGTGTGAAGAGCACGGTTACGATCTGGCATTCAGCCACGACCAGATGCGCCAATTGACGGCAACGGGCTTCTGGCCGCTCTACCGCTTCGACCCACGTCGTGCCGAAGAAGGGAAAGCCGCGCTGGTCACCGATTCTCGTCCGCCATCAAGCAGCCTGAGTGAAACGCTGCTGAAAGAGCAACGCTTCCGCCGCCTGAATAGCATGATGCCGGAAGAAACCGCGCAGCTCTATGAAGAAGCGGAGCTGGATCTGCGTCGCCGCTTTGACTTCCTGACCATGATGGCCGGCAAGGCAGAGAAAAACCCGCAGGAATAA
- a CDS encoding glycoside hydrolase 43 family protein: protein MSTAHSPWNPDLGNGRYKNPILCADYSDPDIVRVGDDFYMVSSSFNHMPALPILHSQDLVNWTLINHVFSRFDLPEYEHFQPGKGVWAPSIRYHAGKFWVFFSTPDDGIFMSQADDPKGEWSTPHCLKQAKGWIDPCPFWDDDGTAWLIHAFAFSRSGKKHLLQLCKMAEDGRSLLDDGRIVVDGRATQPTIEGPKLYKRNGWYYIFAPAGGVPTGWQTVLRARSLEGPWQSRIVLHQGSTSVNGPHQGGWVELDNGESWFVHFQDRHAYGRVVHLQPMRWQDDWPLIGEQHNAQGLGQPVLEATKPCVDTPIIMQQPSTSDDFSSTTLGRQWQWQANPDERWLALTHPGLQLFCQPMPTREGEPSWYDVPNLLMQKFPAEEFEVTTHLMPVLEQVGDRCGLIIYGERFAFLGIEKSAEGLELVTGFGWMSDAQQLEQHQRRLAVLPEKQNITLRVTVQQNAICQFSWRGDNGEYDVLDDSFAAGPGKWVGAKVGLYALTTASGNSGSHAWVKEVKVTAIDQ, encoded by the coding sequence ATGAGTACAGCACATTCTCCCTGGAACCCAGATTTGGGTAACGGACGTTATAAGAATCCGATTTTATGCGCCGACTATTCCGATCCTGACATCGTGCGCGTCGGTGACGACTTTTACATGGTGTCGTCCAGCTTTAACCACATGCCCGCGCTACCGATCCTGCATTCTCAGGATCTGGTGAACTGGACGCTGATCAACCACGTATTCAGCCGATTCGATCTGCCAGAATACGAACACTTTCAGCCCGGAAAAGGCGTGTGGGCACCCAGCATTCGCTATCATGCTGGAAAATTCTGGGTGTTTTTCAGCACGCCCGACGACGGGATCTTTATGTCGCAGGCTGACGATCCCAAAGGCGAATGGAGTACGCCGCATTGTCTGAAACAGGCTAAAGGCTGGATCGACCCATGCCCGTTCTGGGATGACGACGGCACCGCTTGGTTAATCCACGCTTTTGCCTTCAGCCGTAGCGGTAAGAAACACCTGCTGCAACTGTGCAAGATGGCAGAAGATGGTCGTTCCCTGCTTGATGACGGAAGGATCGTGGTCGATGGGCGGGCAACACAGCCAACCATCGAAGGGCCAAAGCTGTATAAGCGTAACGGCTGGTATTACATTTTCGCCCCAGCGGGTGGCGTCCCAACCGGTTGGCAAACGGTGCTGCGTGCACGTTCGCTGGAGGGGCCATGGCAGAGCCGGATTGTACTGCATCAGGGCAGCACATCGGTTAATGGCCCGCATCAGGGCGGCTGGGTCGAATTAGATAACGGTGAAAGCTGGTTTGTACATTTTCAGGATCGCCATGCCTATGGTCGAGTCGTTCATCTACAGCCAATGCGCTGGCAGGATGACTGGCCGCTGATCGGCGAACAGCACAATGCGCAGGGGTTAGGGCAACCCGTGCTGGAAGCAACCAAACCTTGTGTTGATACCCCTATTATCATGCAACAGCCATCAACCTCCGACGATTTCTCTTCGACTACGCTGGGGCGGCAGTGGCAGTGGCAAGCAAACCCCGACGAACGCTGGCTAGCGCTTACCCATCCGGGGCTTCAGCTGTTCTGTCAGCCCATGCCTACCCGTGAAGGTGAGCCTTCCTGGTATGACGTGCCTAATCTGCTGATGCAAAAATTTCCGGCCGAGGAATTTGAGGTCACCACGCACCTAATGCCCGTTCTGGAACAGGTTGGCGATCGCTGTGGCCTGATTATTTATGGCGAGCGCTTCGCTTTCCTCGGCATTGAGAAAAGCGCGGAAGGTCTTGAATTAGTAACCGGATTCGGCTGGATGAGCGATGCACAGCAGTTGGAGCAACACCAGAGGCGTCTGGCAGTGTTGCCCGAAAAACAGAACATCACCCTGCGTGTCACCGTGCAGCAGAACGCGATTTGCCAGTTTTCCTGGCGGGGCGATAACGGGGAATATGATGTGCTTGATGATAGCTTCGCCGCAGGCCCGGGCAAATGGGTAGGGGCCAAAGTGGGGCTGTACGCGCTGACGACGGCATCAGGAAACAGCGGGAGTCACGCTTGGGTTAAAGAGGTGAAAGTCACCGCTATCGATCAATAG
- a CDS encoding glycoside-pentoside-hexuronide (GPH):cation symporter, whose amino-acid sequence MTNNNKLSVAEKIGFGMGDAACGIVYSSVTMFLTYFYTDIYGISAAAVGVMFLVTRVLDAIVDPLIGIIADRTKTRWGHFRPWLVWFAIPYAVIAVLAYTTPELNGTGKLVYAYITYTLLMLFYTFINIPYCSLGGVITSDEKDRISAQSYRFTISSMAGLVVSVGTLWLVDWIGGTNKQLGYQGTMMIMGCLAVVMLFFCFFTTTERINPEVDKNQNVWDDVRNLLSNDQWRIVAIITFFSSMAGVMRGAATLYYATYLMVGPDQGSAAGTAMKSAFITTSVVGTIIGAMMAGYFGKRFSSISLFKNINLLLVFVGVILFMVPPQWLAVVFPLYFLIGFFHQMYQPFKWNMMANAADYGEWKTGRRITGLSFSGNLFALKLGMAVAGALVGFSLGWFGYVAGSPTQTPLATAGIIGLLSIGPSLSYLVLYWLVRFYKLDDKTMENIQADLAKRHSTADRAPESELPVDQGLTPKGAA is encoded by the coding sequence ATGACCAACAATAATAAGCTGAGCGTTGCGGAGAAAATCGGCTTTGGCATGGGCGATGCCGCCTGTGGCATCGTCTATTCTTCCGTAACCATGTTTCTTACCTACTTTTATACGGATATCTATGGCATCTCCGCCGCTGCGGTGGGGGTCATGTTCCTGGTGACACGCGTGCTGGACGCCATCGTTGATCCTCTGATTGGCATCATTGCCGACCGCACCAAAACCCGCTGGGGGCATTTCCGCCCGTGGCTGGTCTGGTTTGCCATCCCCTATGCCGTGATTGCCGTACTGGCCTACACCACGCCGGAACTGAACGGCACGGGTAAACTGGTTTACGCCTACATCACCTACACGCTGCTGATGCTGTTCTACACCTTTATCAACATCCCTTACTGCTCGCTCGGCGGTGTCATCACCAGCGATGAAAAGGACAGAATTTCCGCGCAGTCTTACCGCTTTACCATCTCCTCAATGGCTGGGCTAGTCGTGTCGGTCGGCACGCTGTGGCTGGTCGACTGGATTGGCGGCACCAATAAGCAATTGGGCTATCAGGGCACGATGATGATCATGGGCTGCCTAGCCGTCGTGATGCTGTTCTTCTGCTTTTTCACCACAACGGAGCGCATTAATCCCGAGGTGGATAAAAATCAGAACGTCTGGGACGATGTCAGAAACCTGCTGAGCAACGATCAGTGGCGCATTGTGGCCATCATTACATTCTTTTCCAGCATGGCAGGCGTCATGCGCGGTGCGGCGACACTTTATTATGCAACCTACCTGATGGTCGGGCCGGACCAAGGCAGCGCCGCCGGAACGGCAATGAAATCCGCCTTTATTACCACCAGCGTCGTCGGCACCATTATTGGTGCAATGATGGCGGGCTACTTTGGCAAGCGATTCAGTAGCATAAGCCTGTTCAAGAACATCAACCTGCTGCTGGTGTTTGTTGGTGTCATCCTGTTTATGGTGCCGCCACAGTGGCTGGCGGTCGTCTTCCCGCTCTACTTTTTGATCGGCTTTTTCCACCAGATGTACCAGCCGTTCAAATGGAACATGATGGCGAATGCCGCCGATTACGGCGAGTGGAAAACAGGCCGCCGCATTACCGGTCTGTCGTTCTCCGGCAACCTGTTCGCGCTGAAATTGGGTATGGCGGTTGCGGGTGCGCTGGTCGGCTTTTCACTCGGCTGGTTCGGCTATGTCGCCGGTTCCCCCACGCAAACACCGCTCGCCACCGCCGGTATTATCGGCCTACTGAGCATCGGGCCATCGCTCTCCTATCTGGTTCTGTATTGGCTGGTACGCTTTTACAAGCTGGACGATAAGACGATGGAAAACATTCAGGCTGATTTGGCGAAACGTCACAGCACGGCTGACCGCGCGCCAGAAAGCGAACTGCCTGTCGATCAAGGCCTTACGCCAAAAGGCGCGGCCTGA
- a CDS encoding LysR substrate-binding domain-containing protein codes for MNIMHLDLRRIDLNLLVVFNSVYQHRSVAAAAKELAMSASAVSHALTRLRNTFSDELFFRVGNTMHPTVLADDIAEPIAESLALLTQGLTPRPRFNPARSSESFTFSITDYTAFSVFPTLMAQMEKLAPHIKFNLVYSPQKVAITDLLAGKIDFALGFTDMTQAENREIEEIDWIEDSYVIITAADYPSGETLTLDDYLAARHLVVTPWNESRGVIDYALDKLNKKRHIALKTPSMMSAPFIIADSTLIMALPRNIATIFAQLLPLQIHPLPFTVPSYRVKIYNHRRNSRSEASQWIKNLLHSLVTHPIS; via the coding sequence ATGAATATCATGCATCTGGATTTACGGCGTATCGATTTAAATTTGCTGGTGGTCTTTAACAGCGTGTATCAGCATCGATCCGTCGCTGCGGCGGCAAAAGAGCTGGCGATGAGCGCATCGGCGGTCAGCCATGCGCTAACGCGGCTGCGCAACACATTTTCCGATGAGCTGTTTTTTCGTGTAGGCAACACCATGCACCCTACTGTATTGGCGGACGATATCGCGGAGCCGATCGCGGAAAGTCTGGCGCTGCTCACGCAGGGCCTAACGCCGCGTCCGCGCTTTAATCCTGCGCGCAGTTCGGAAAGCTTCACCTTCTCCATCACCGATTACACCGCGTTTTCAGTCTTTCCTACCCTGATGGCGCAAATGGAAAAACTGGCGCCCCACATCAAATTCAATCTGGTCTATTCGCCGCAGAAAGTCGCGATTACGGATTTGCTGGCAGGGAAAATCGATTTTGCTTTAGGGTTCACCGACATGACACAAGCGGAGAACAGGGAAATTGAGGAGATAGACTGGATTGAAGACAGCTATGTCATCATTACCGCCGCTGATTATCCGTCAGGCGAGACGCTTACGCTGGATGATTACCTCGCCGCCCGCCATCTCGTGGTTACGCCCTGGAATGAATCCCGTGGGGTGATTGACTACGCGCTGGATAAACTCAATAAGAAACGTCATATCGCGCTGAAAACGCCATCGATGATGAGTGCACCGTTTATCATCGCCGATTCAACGCTGATCATGGCATTACCGCGCAATATCGCGACAATCTTTGCACAACTCCTGCCGCTACAGATTCATCCTCTGCCTTTCACTGTGCCGTCCTATCGCGTGAAGATTTACAACCACCGCCGCAATAGCCGTTCGGAAGCGAGCCAGTGGATTAAAAACCTATTACACAGCCTGGTGACACATCCCATTAGCTAG
- a CDS encoding GNAT family N-acetyltransferase produces MNIVIRPAQKSDASVILDLIIELAVYEKARHEVLASLEDIENSLFGEGATAETLICEIDGKPVGYAIFFMSYSTWLGKYGIYLEDLYIAQAYRNAGAGKALLKQVACLARERQCGRLEWSVLDWNQPAIDFYKSIGAKPQDEWVRYRMDEKGIADFVTAS; encoded by the coding sequence ATGAATATTGTCATCCGTCCCGCACAGAAATCTGACGCGAGCGTGATTCTGGATTTAATCATCGAACTTGCCGTGTATGAGAAGGCGCGCCACGAAGTTCTGGCTTCGCTTGAGGATATTGAGAACTCATTATTTGGTGAAGGGGCGACGGCGGAAACGCTGATTTGCGAGATTGACGGTAAGCCCGTCGGCTATGCGATTTTCTTCATGAGCTATTCAACCTGGCTGGGGAAATATGGCATTTATCTGGAAGATCTCTACATCGCCCAGGCATATCGTAATGCGGGAGCGGGCAAGGCGTTGCTGAAACAGGTTGCGTGCCTTGCGCGGGAAAGACAGTGCGGACGGCTGGAGTGGAGTGTGCTGGATTGGAACCAACCCGCAATCGATTTCTATAAAAGCATTGGCGCGAAGCCGCAGGATGAGTGGGTTCGCTATCGGATGGACGAGAAGGGCATTGCTGATTTTGTTACGGCATCGTAA
- a CDS encoding LysE family translocator: MSLHLWLAYTGIIIALIAIPGPSALISMSHGLRYGASRATATVLGGVSAAMILMSCSALGLGAILAASTTAFMVLKIIGAVYLIWLGIASWRSKDMSTAEQDVQEASAPGWFPLFRKGFLVGISNPKDLLFFAALFPNFIDTSAPHALQLIILAVTWAVFDFSIMFIYACTGRRLSGLFSNPRRIKLFNRSTGGIFILAGTTLAASTR, from the coding sequence ATGAGCCTTCACCTCTGGCTGGCTTATACAGGCATCATCATCGCCCTGATCGCCATTCCGGGCCCATCCGCCTTAATCAGCATGTCGCACGGTTTACGCTACGGCGCTTCACGCGCAACAGCGACCGTACTCGGCGGCGTCAGCGCGGCAATGATTTTGATGTCCTGTTCAGCATTGGGGCTAGGTGCCATCCTTGCGGCGTCAACCACTGCCTTCATGGTATTAAAAATCATTGGTGCGGTTTATCTCATCTGGTTGGGCATCGCATCATGGCGTTCCAAAGATATGAGCACCGCGGAACAGGACGTGCAGGAAGCCTCGGCTCCGGGCTGGTTTCCGTTATTCCGCAAAGGCTTTCTGGTTGGGATCAGTAATCCGAAAGACCTGCTGTTTTTCGCCGCGCTCTTCCCAAATTTTATCGATACCAGCGCCCCGCACGCCTTACAGCTCATCATTCTGGCGGTAACCTGGGCTGTCTTCGATTTCAGCATCATGTTTATCTATGCCTGCACTGGCCGCCGTTTATCGGGCCTTTTCTCCAACCCACGCCGCATTAAGCTGTTTAACCGCTCGACGGGTGGAATCTTTATTCTGGCAGGCACCACGCTGGCGGCGTCAACGCGCTGA
- a CDS encoding transporter substrate-binding domain-containing protein — translation MFRKLSLLKIVVIFAISPFAFAKSDILRIGVDLTYPPFQSMDKNGNPSGFEIEVTDAICKSVNAKCDYIVNTFDSQITALLAKKIDVIAPLGVTNKRKESIGFSDYVFHVPTKLVARKASNLLPQAELLRGKNIAVQQGTIQEAYANKYWLPAGVIVKSYPDQEAIYEDLYSGRVEGALCPSVAVAFGFLKTPQGKDFELKGPEVTDADLFSLGSAYGIRKDDTKTKQLINQGLKDIVQKGLYAKIQKRYFGDIDLSVKE, via the coding sequence ATGTTCAGAAAATTATCTCTCCTGAAGATCGTTGTCATTTTTGCTATTTCACCCTTTGCATTTGCCAAATCAGACATACTGCGTATCGGCGTCGATTTAACGTATCCTCCTTTTCAGAGCATGGATAAAAATGGTAATCCATCGGGGTTTGAAATCGAGGTAACCGATGCTATCTGTAAGTCAGTAAATGCAAAATGCGACTATATCGTTAACACGTTTGATTCCCAGATCACCGCTCTTCTCGCCAAAAAAATAGATGTCATCGCGCCGCTTGGCGTGACAAATAAGAGAAAAGAATCAATAGGTTTCAGTGACTATGTTTTCCACGTCCCCACCAAACTTGTTGCAAGGAAAGCATCTAATCTTCTTCCCCAGGCTGAGCTGCTGCGTGGGAAAAATATCGCGGTACAGCAAGGTACCATTCAGGAAGCCTACGCCAACAAATATTGGCTACCTGCCGGGGTGATTGTTAAAAGCTACCCCGATCAGGAAGCCATTTATGAGGATTTATATTCAGGAAGAGTTGAAGGCGCGCTGTGCCCGTCGGTTGCCGTTGCGTTTGGATTTTTAAAAACCCCACAGGGTAAAGATTTTGAGCTAAAAGGCCCGGAAGTGACCGATGCGGATTTATTTAGCCTCGGTTCCGCATACGGTATACGCAAAGACGACACGAAAACAAAGCAGCTCATTAATCAGGGGCTGAAAGATATTGTTCAAAAAGGCCTATATGCAAAAATACAGAAACGCTATTTTGGCGATATCGATTTAAGCGTGAAGGAATAA
- a CDS encoding NADP-dependent oxidoreductase, producing the protein MKALVLKSYGKDAHVDFATIPRPEIKDHEILVKIHAVGLNPIDYMIPEGTFKPILRFTLPAVIGSDLAGTVVETGSKVTRFRAGDAVYASIFDMDNGSLSEYVAVPENAAALKPEILSFTEAASLPMVALTVWQAFERVGVCAGQKVFIPAGSGGIGTFAIQLARHLGASVATTTSTRNTGLVKSLGAQHVIDYTYQDFEKELSGYDMVIGTVRGNSLEKAMRIIRPGGQLVSLVGPVDLPFARQRKMNPVMKALFWLMSCKINVLAMHHQVRYAFHFMHPDGARLAEIAALVDAGKLIPVIDRVFTFDETLNALSYLKAGHAKGKVVVAFPRES; encoded by the coding sequence ATGAAAGCACTGGTACTGAAAAGTTACGGCAAAGACGCCCACGTGGATTTTGCAACAATCCCACGCCCGGAGATTAAAGATCACGAAATTCTGGTGAAGATCCACGCAGTCGGTCTGAATCCGATTGACTATATGATCCCTGAAGGGACGTTCAAGCCCATCCTTCGCTTTACGCTTCCCGCAGTTATCGGCAGCGATCTTGCGGGCACGGTGGTGGAAACGGGCAGTAAGGTAACGCGATTTCGTGCCGGTGATGCGGTTTATGCCAGTATCTTTGACATGGACAACGGCTCACTGTCGGAATACGTGGCCGTACCAGAAAACGCAGCAGCGCTAAAGCCAGAGATCCTGAGTTTCACCGAGGCCGCCTCACTGCCGATGGTGGCCTTGACCGTCTGGCAAGCCTTTGAGCGTGTGGGCGTGTGCGCCGGACAGAAGGTGTTTATCCCAGCGGGGTCGGGCGGCATCGGCACCTTTGCCATCCAGCTTGCGCGACATCTGGGTGCCAGCGTCGCCACCACCACAAGCACGAGGAACACCGGACTGGTTAAATCTCTCGGTGCACAGCACGTCATCGACTATACATATCAGGATTTTGAAAAAGAGCTTTCCGGTTACGACATGGTGATCGGTACCGTGCGGGGCAATAGTCTTGAGAAGGCAATGAGGATTATCAGACCCGGTGGGCAGCTTGTCTCCCTTGTCGGCCCTGTAGACCTACCTTTCGCGCGTCAGAGAAAGATGAATCCGGTCATGAAGGCCCTATTCTGGTTAATGAGCTGTAAAATCAACGTGCTGGCTATGCATCATCAGGTCAGATATGCGTTCCACTTTATGCATCCGGACGGAGCCCGACTGGCAGAGATTGCCGCGCTGGTTGATGCTGGAAAGCTGATACCCGTCATTGACCGGGTGTTCACCTTTGACGAAACGCTCAATGCGCTTTCTTATCTCAAGGCTGGTCATGCCAAAGGTAAAGTTGTCGTGGCGTTTCCACGGGAATCATGA